The Desmonostoc muscorum LEGE 12446 genome includes a region encoding these proteins:
- a CDS encoding nucleotide sugar dehydrogenase: MSNRIAVIGLGYVGLPVALAFAKKFPNTIGFDINLEKVKSLKQGIDRTNQISTDELINSSLIITSELYDLVDTNFFVIAVPTPVDRNHNPDLTLLIKASELVGKVLQPGAIVVYESTVYPGVTEDICKATLAKVSGLRSGVDFKLGYSPERINPGDKAHTLEKIVKVVAGEDAETLERVASVYTAIIDAGVYRTSSIKVAEAAKVIENTQRDLNIALMNELALICDRLGIRTHDVLAAAGTKWNFLRFTPGLVGGHCIGVDPYYLTTKAEELGYHPEVILAGRRINDSMGTYLGQRFVKLLIEANLSIKEARVGILGLTFKENVPDIRNSRIPDVVKELQQFGIEPLLHDPLVDPDEAQHEYGIDLVDWDNLCDLDGVILAVSHQAYLDMPCEQLLNCLRPGGVLMDIKSIFSKAILPPHIHYWSL; this comes from the coding sequence ATGAGCAACCGCATTGCAGTTATTGGTCTTGGCTACGTTGGTCTACCTGTTGCCCTAGCATTTGCTAAAAAATTTCCCAATACTATTGGATTTGATATCAATTTAGAGAAAGTTAAAAGTTTAAAGCAAGGCATCGATCGCACAAATCAAATTTCCACCGATGAATTAATCAACTCTAGTCTAATTATCACTTCAGAACTCTACGATTTAGTAGACACAAACTTTTTTGTAATTGCCGTTCCAACCCCAGTTGACCGCAACCATAATCCTGATTTGACTTTGCTAATTAAAGCTTCTGAACTCGTTGGCAAAGTCTTACAACCTGGAGCGATCGTGGTGTATGAATCCACAGTGTATCCAGGGGTGACCGAGGATATCTGCAAAGCAACTTTGGCCAAAGTATCAGGCTTACGATCAGGTGTTGATTTCAAGTTGGGTTATTCTCCAGAACGGATAAATCCGGGTGATAAAGCTCATACACTAGAAAAAATTGTCAAAGTAGTAGCTGGGGAAGATGCGGAAACTCTAGAACGAGTTGCAAGTGTCTACACAGCTATTATTGATGCCGGTGTTTATCGCACCTCCTCAATTAAAGTAGCTGAGGCTGCCAAAGTCATTGAGAATACTCAGCGAGACTTAAATATTGCTTTGATGAACGAACTCGCGCTAATATGCGATCGCCTTGGTATCCGTACCCATGATGTTTTGGCAGCTGCGGGCACCAAATGGAACTTTTTGCGATTCACTCCAGGACTTGTTGGTGGTCACTGCATTGGAGTTGACCCTTACTATCTAACCACCAAAGCAGAAGAATTGGGATATCATCCCGAAGTCATCCTAGCTGGTCGTCGAATTAACGACAGTATGGGTACTTACCTTGGTCAGCGTTTTGTCAAACTCTTAATTGAAGCCAACCTGTCCATTAAAGAAGCGCGGGTAGGAATTCTCGGTCTGACCTTTAAGGAAAATGTACCTGACATTCGCAATAGTCGCATACCAGATGTGGTAAAAGAGTTGCAGCAATTTGGCATTGAACCACTCTTACACGACCCTCTGGTAGATCCTGATGAAGCACAGCATGAATACGGGATTGATTTAGTGGATTGGGATAACCTGTGTGATTTAGATGGGGTAATACTTGCAGTCAGTCATCAGGCTTATTTAGATATGCCTTGTGAACAACTTCTGAACTGTTTGCGTCCAGGTGGTGTACTGATGGATATCAAATCCATTTTTAGCAAAGCTATACTACCACCCCATATTCATTACTGGAGCTTATAG
- a CDS encoding PadR family transcriptional regulator, whose translation MQKPCPMDGREFYSSLIRLHILHHAVQEPIFGLGIIEELARHGYKLSAGTLYPMLHDMERKGYLYSVEERSGRQNRRLYRATDLGKMTLEDAKEKVRELFGELFEE comes from the coding sequence TTGCAAAAGCCTTGCCCAATGGATGGAAGAGAGTTTTACTCAAGCTTAATTCGACTTCATATTCTGCATCATGCAGTTCAGGAGCCAATTTTTGGGCTGGGCATTATTGAAGAATTGGCACGCCACGGCTATAAACTCAGTGCAGGAACACTCTACCCAATGCTGCACGATATGGAGCGTAAGGGATATCTATATTCAGTTGAGGAAAGATCCGGGCGACAGAACCGGCGCCTCTACCGAGCTACCGATTTAGGAAAAATGACATTAGAGGATGCCAAAGAAAAGGTACGGGAATTATTTGGCGAATTGTTTGAGGAGTAG
- a CDS encoding FAD-binding protein, which translates to MGQNTSRRSVLRGLITSTIVIGFDLTTRSWVTSASATSVFESLPPLDGVLYTDNATLADASIDFGNIVHRQPLAVLKPGSIEDIVQIIQFARTYKLKVAPRGQGHSTYGQSQVEAGIVIDLSTLNKIHFIGTDRAIVDAGVVWSQLLQQTLVQGLTPPVLTDYIELSIGGTLSVGGIGGATHRYGVQVDNVLELKVVTGIGHLETCSLSYNRNLWEAVLAGLGQCGIIVQATIKLIPATTNARVFQLYYDDLATFTRDQREIINDERFNYVEGQLVSNNAGGWRYLLEAASFYSPPSVPNNSLLLAGLNYTRGTQQIEDKTYFDFLNRLAPTVAFLKSIGVWSYPHPWLNLFVSGSAVNSFVGEVAANLTLADTGQGPILLYPVKTKRFGLPNFRVPNEKVVFLFAILRTAVPPDNSVITKMLNDNRRLFEQNRDLGGYQYPVNALSFSKKDWQQHFRPVWGNLVSAKRRYDPDNLLTPSQGIFVNC; encoded by the coding sequence ATGGGACAAAACACTTCACGTCGCTCAGTTTTACGAGGTTTGATTACCAGCACAATTGTTATCGGGTTTGATTTAACTACTCGTTCCTGGGTAACATCTGCCAGTGCCACATCTGTTTTTGAAAGCTTACCTCCCCTAGATGGAGTGCTTTACACTGATAATGCGACACTTGCTGATGCCAGTATAGATTTTGGTAATATTGTGCATCGTCAACCGCTAGCAGTACTTAAACCAGGCTCAATTGAGGATATTGTTCAAATTATTCAATTCGCTCGGACTTACAAGCTCAAAGTTGCCCCACGCGGTCAGGGTCACTCTACCTACGGTCAGTCACAAGTAGAAGCAGGCATTGTGATTGATTTAAGTACGCTCAACAAGATTCATTTCATTGGTACAGACCGAGCGATTGTTGATGCTGGCGTGGTATGGAGTCAGTTATTGCAACAGACACTTGTGCAGGGATTAACACCGCCCGTTCTCACTGATTACATCGAACTTTCTATCGGCGGTACTTTGTCAGTCGGAGGTATTGGTGGTGCAACTCATCGCTATGGTGTGCAAGTTGACAATGTTTTAGAACTGAAGGTAGTGACTGGTATTGGTCATCTCGAAACTTGTTCACTATCGTACAATCGCAATTTATGGGAAGCAGTACTAGCAGGGCTAGGTCAATGTGGAATTATCGTACAGGCAACTATTAAGCTAATTCCCGCCACTACCAATGCCCGTGTGTTTCAGTTGTATTATGACGATTTAGCTACCTTTACTCGTGACCAACGCGAAATCATCAATGATGAGCGCTTCAACTATGTAGAAGGTCAGTTAGTTTCTAATAATGCTGGTGGATGGCGTTATCTACTAGAAGCGGCTAGCTTTTACAGTCCTCCCTCTGTACCTAATAACAGTTTGTTACTTGCAGGCTTAAACTACACTCGTGGTACACAACAAATAGAGGATAAAACTTACTTTGATTTTCTCAACCGTTTAGCTCCTACAGTTGCCTTTCTCAAATCTATTGGTGTTTGGTCTTATCCTCATCCTTGGTTAAACCTGTTTGTCTCAGGTAGTGCAGTTAACAGTTTTGTTGGTGAAGTCGCTGCCAACTTAACGCTAGCTGACACTGGTCAAGGGCCAATTCTGCTGTATCCAGTTAAAACTAAACGCTTCGGGCTACCCAATTTCCGGGTTCCGAACGAGAAGGTTGTGTTTCTGTTTGCCATATTGCGAACAGCAGTACCACCAGACAATTCTGTAATTACAAAAATGCTCAATGATAATCGTAGACTCTTTGAGCAAAATCGTGATTTGGGTGGTTATCAATATCCTGTAAACGCCCTGTCCTTCTCCAAAAAGGATTGGCAGCAGCATTTTCGTCCAGTTTGGGGAAATCTGGTAAGTGCAAAGCGACGTTACGATCCAGATAATTTACTAACGCCAAGTCAGGGCATTTTTGTGAACTGTTAG
- a CDS encoding fused DSP-PTPase phosphatase/NAD kinase-like protein produces the protein MSDIKKVSDEFSAGGQPTPETLKQLVDQGYKSVVNLRSLDETGALADEQQQAQAVGLEYVNVPLKPTQANDNSTATVLSELQQLPTPVYFHCGVGGRASALALIAFATQHQLNREQVLAKAKELDINPDQAHLKQFLENLP, from the coding sequence ATGAGTGATATTAAAAAGGTGAGCGATGAGTTTTCAGCCGGTGGACAGCCAACACCAGAGACGCTAAAACAACTTGTTGATCAGGGGTATAAGTCTGTGGTTAACTTGCGATCGCTCGATGAAACTGGAGCATTAGCAGACGAACAGCAACAGGCTCAAGCCGTAGGACTGGAATATGTCAATGTTCCACTCAAGCCAACCCAAGCCAACGATAACTCGACAGCAACAGTTCTCTCAGAACTACAGCAATTACCGACTCCTGTATATTTTCATTGTGGTGTAGGCGGACGAGCCAGCGCTTTGGCGCTCATTGCCTTTGCAACTCAACATCAACTGAACCGCGAACAAGTTTTAGCAAAAGCCAAGGAACTTGACATCAATCCAGACCAAGCTCACCTCAAACAATTTTTGGAAAACCTCCCTTGA
- a CDS encoding chromate transporter has protein sequence MTQEAEDIQKSDNALTPTQQKQRLRELAMVFLRLGAIAFGGPAAHIAMMDNEVVNRRQWMSREKLLDLLGITNLIPGPNSTELAIHIGYERAGWRGLLVAGSCFILPAMLIVWGLAVIYGRYQTVPQVEWLLYGIKPVIIAVVLQAVWNLGKKAAKDAPTIIAGVAAIAAYFAGLNEILVLILLGIAVMLLKNWQSRGRITGAFLLPFSGVLAQVSSTAAVTSVSWINVFFFFLKIGCVLYGSGYVLLAFLQRELVERNHWLTSQQLLDAVAIGQFTPGPVFTTATFIGYLLAGNAGAIAGTIGIFLPAFVLVWVVNPWVSKLRQSPWASGFLDGVNAASLGLMAGVTYTLGQAALVDWLTITMAIVSAIAVFRFKINSAWLVLAGGAIGLASRM, from the coding sequence GTGACTCAGGAAGCTGAGGATATCCAGAAATCCGATAATGCTCTGACTCCCACACAGCAGAAGCAGCGATTAAGGGAACTGGCAATGGTGTTTTTGCGATTGGGGGCGATCGCCTTTGGTGGTCCGGCTGCCCACATCGCCATGATGGACAATGAAGTGGTGAATCGTCGTCAGTGGATGAGCCGGGAAAAACTGCTAGATTTACTGGGGATTACGAATTTGATTCCAGGCCCCAACTCAACGGAATTAGCAATTCACATCGGCTACGAACGAGCCGGATGGCGCGGTTTACTGGTTGCAGGAAGTTGCTTTATTTTGCCTGCGATGCTGATTGTTTGGGGATTAGCCGTCATTTATGGCCGCTATCAAACTGTTCCCCAAGTGGAATGGCTGCTTTATGGAATTAAGCCTGTAATTATTGCCGTCGTGCTTCAGGCTGTGTGGAATCTGGGTAAAAAGGCAGCCAAAGATGCGCCAACAATTATTGCAGGGGTGGCCGCAATCGCCGCCTATTTTGCTGGATTGAATGAAATTTTGGTGCTGATTTTGCTAGGTATTGCTGTTATGCTGCTGAAGAATTGGCAAAGCAGAGGACGTATAACGGGAGCATTCCTATTACCCTTTTCAGGTGTTTTGGCTCAGGTTAGTAGTACAGCAGCAGTCACATCTGTTAGTTGGATTAATGTCTTTTTCTTCTTTCTCAAAATTGGGTGTGTTCTCTATGGCAGTGGTTACGTGTTGCTGGCATTTCTGCAACGGGAATTGGTTGAGCGCAACCACTGGCTTACGTCACAGCAGCTTTTAGATGCGGTGGCGATCGGGCAATTTACACCAGGGCCTGTTTTCACCACTGCAACATTTATTGGCTATTTGCTAGCAGGAAATGCTGGGGCGATCGCTGGTACAATCGGTATTTTCTTACCAGCTTTTGTACTGGTGTGGGTAGTTAATCCTTGGGTTTCTAAGTTGCGTCAATCTCCTTGGGCAAGTGGATTTTTGGATGGCGTGAATGCGGCTTCTCTGGGATTAATGGCAGGAGTTACCTACACATTAGGACAAGCTGCACTGGTGGATTGGTTGACAATTACTATGGCGATTGTGAGTGCGATCGCTGTGTTCCGATTTAAAATCAATTCTGCTTGGTTAGTGCTAGCAGGAGGAGCGATCGGACTTGCCTCACGTATGTAG
- a CDS encoding sensor histidine kinase, which yields MNTSIINDVLGALNILTLEYINAGLFKIIGNTPDWLNQVCHKKLISGMNISIPQEKFCFLKNFLIDAEEFWMNNSGKKLSSGLWTEIDRTGQEYQFEAYAIFVNNRKILLIELLEETYEDKQYLIQKGREYQLIYHQLLKDNQKKDVLLHCIMHDIAGQLSAINGCLSLLEFEKLTPKGKDYLEIGMQQCLKQEMLIKDILDIFSHEVILLENSHVDIQDTPNIVTCIQEVIEFLKPTFYLKNIQLELDKQIDMTIDWTVIGEKSRLDRVISNLVENAYRYSFQDSTVTISLQLDGEYVLVNVDDRGSGVPPEMVKNLFQKFSQGKDKSGKAGLGLYFCKITLERWGGSIGYLPRPEGGSRFWFRLPRRG from the coding sequence ATGAATACATCTATTATAAATGATGTGCTGGGTGCTTTAAACATTCTAACTTTAGAGTATATTAACGCAGGTTTGTTTAAAATTATTGGTAATACACCTGATTGGTTAAATCAAGTTTGTCATAAGAAATTAATCTCAGGAATGAACATATCAATACCACAGGAAAAATTTTGCTTTTTAAAAAATTTTTTAATTGATGCTGAAGAATTTTGGATGAATAATAGTGGTAAAAAACTCAGTTCAGGTTTGTGGACTGAAATAGATAGAACTGGACAAGAATATCAATTTGAAGCTTATGCAATTTTTGTGAATAACAGAAAAATTTTATTGATTGAGCTATTAGAAGAGACTTATGAAGATAAGCAATATCTTATACAAAAAGGTAGAGAATATCAATTAATCTATCATCAATTGCTCAAAGATAATCAAAAAAAAGATGTTTTGCTCCATTGTATTATGCATGATATAGCAGGACAACTAAGTGCTATCAATGGTTGTTTATCACTACTAGAATTTGAAAAATTAACACCTAAAGGTAAAGACTACTTAGAAATTGGAATGCAGCAGTGTTTAAAGCAAGAGATGTTAATTAAGGATATTTTAGATATTTTTTCTCATGAAGTAATTTTACTAGAAAATTCTCATGTTGATATTCAGGATACACCAAATATTGTAACTTGTATACAAGAAGTAATTGAGTTTTTAAAGCCTACTTTTTACCTGAAAAATATACAGTTAGAGCTTGATAAGCAAATTGACATGACAATAGACTGGACAGTTATTGGAGAAAAATCTCGTTTGGATAGAGTGATTTCTAATTTAGTAGAAAATGCTTATCGTTACAGTTTTCAAGATTCTACTGTAACTATTAGTCTCCAACTTGATGGAGAATATGTTTTAGTTAATGTAGACGATCGCGGTTCAGGCGTACCACCAGAAATGGTCAAAAATTTATTTCAAAAATTTTCCCAAGGCAAAGATAAATCAGGCAAAGCAGGTTTAGGTCTTTATTTTTGTAAAATCACACTAGAACGTTGGGGAGGTAGTATTGGTTATTTACCCCGTCCCGAAGGTGGTTCTAGATTTTGGTTCCGCTTGCCAAGGAGGGGATGA
- a CDS encoding Rab family GTPase, with the protein MLQKKICMIGAFATGKTSLISRFVHSIFSEKYHTTVGVKIDKKILDIEENKLNLILWDLYGEDEFQKIRMSYLRGCAGYLLVVDGTRRNTLEKAFDLQTRVEDAIGKVPFILVMNKWDITDEWEIEPAEIDDVIEKGWTVIKTSAKNGLGVEEIFQTLAKKILDC; encoded by the coding sequence ATTCTCCAGAAAAAAATTTGTATGATAGGTGCATTTGCTACAGGTAAAACTAGTTTAATATCGAGGTTTGTCCACAGTATTTTTTCTGAAAAATACCATACTACTGTGGGTGTAAAGATTGATAAAAAAATTCTAGATATTGAAGAAAATAAGTTAAACCTTATCCTTTGGGATCTCTATGGAGAAGACGAATTTCAGAAAATACGAATGTCTTATTTACGGGGTTGTGCTGGTTATTTATTAGTTGTAGATGGTACAAGACGTAATACTTTAGAAAAAGCTTTTGATCTACAAACAAGAGTAGAAGATGCCATTGGTAAGGTTCCATTTATTTTGGTGATGAACAAATGGGACATTACAGATGAATGGGAAATTGAACCTGCTGAAATAGATGATGTTATCGAAAAGGGTTGGACTGTGATTAAAACAAGTGCCAAAAATGGACTCGGTGTAGAAGAAATTTTTCAAACTCTTGCTAAGAAAATCTTGGATTGCTAA
- a CDS encoding OmpA family protein has product MNDSSINQIPKVSPERLNRNSQTSEIKDELTILRSLLLDIEPTKLERFYERLENPEIQPEDISDMLPEAVILRSKQDKQLGEVMVSTVEEAIQVSVKQDHNVLADTLFPVIGPATRKAISTALEQMTQSLNQTLEHSLSPQSFQWRLEAQRTGKSFAEIVLLRTLVYRVEQIFLIHKESGLLLQHLVTKQVAIQDPDLVAAMLTAIQDFIKDSFNVQKGDGIKSLRFGEVIIWIEEGPQALIAAMIRGNPPQELRLVLQEAIEKIHLKFSREIKNFAGDTESFELTKPDLEACLVVQYKSAAKKNYTYAWIILSAMAIACGTWGFFSIREQLRWQAYLQKLNSQPGIVVINSKQSFGKYFIWGMRDPLAVDPNTLIQQTNLNPKTVISQWQPYLSLEAQFSTKRVKELLRPPTSVSLQVDKNGILHITGYASRQWILEARKLCHFIPGITQIQDKNLVEIELSQLELYKKQIEQKILFFVEGTDELNSGEVTKLRNLTLSTRKFLDIAKYLEKKVQIKIIGHTNSTGTEQTNMLLSQARADKILSYLKSQGINTKQLKAMGVSSSQPFKPQVTSESQNISSRRVSFKVFIADQSD; this is encoded by the coding sequence ATGAATGATTCTTCGATAAACCAAATACCAAAAGTATCTCCTGAACGTTTGAACAGGAACAGCCAAACCTCTGAAATCAAGGATGAATTAACTATACTCCGTAGTTTGCTGCTGGATATTGAGCCGACTAAACTTGAAAGATTTTATGAGCGACTAGAAAACCCTGAAATTCAACCAGAAGATATTAGCGACATGCTTCCAGAAGCTGTAATTCTGCGCTCAAAGCAAGATAAACAACTTGGAGAAGTAATGGTGTCAACTGTCGAAGAAGCCATTCAAGTTTCTGTTAAACAAGACCATAATGTGCTTGCAGATACATTATTTCCAGTTATTGGGCCAGCTACTCGTAAGGCAATTTCTACAGCTCTTGAGCAAATGACTCAATCTCTGAATCAAACTCTAGAACATAGCTTGTCTCCACAAAGTTTTCAGTGGAGATTAGAAGCCCAACGCACAGGAAAATCATTTGCCGAAATTGTGCTGCTACGGACGCTAGTTTACCGAGTGGAACAAATATTTCTGATTCATAAAGAATCTGGATTATTACTTCAACATTTAGTAACAAAGCAGGTTGCGATTCAAGATCCAGATTTAGTAGCTGCTATGTTGACAGCTATCCAAGATTTTATCAAAGATTCGTTTAATGTCCAAAAAGGAGATGGGATCAAAAGTTTACGCTTTGGAGAAGTCATAATTTGGATTGAAGAGGGACCACAAGCGTTAATAGCAGCGATGATTCGGGGAAATCCTCCCCAAGAATTAAGGTTAGTTTTACAAGAAGCAATCGAAAAAATTCATCTCAAATTTAGTAGAGAAATTAAAAATTTTGCCGGAGATACAGAATCATTTGAGTTAACTAAGCCCGATCTAGAAGCTTGCCTGGTAGTTCAATATAAATCTGCTGCTAAAAAAAATTATACTTATGCTTGGATTATCTTAAGTGCAATGGCGATCGCTTGTGGAACTTGGGGCTTTTTTAGCATTCGAGAACAACTCCGCTGGCAAGCCTATCTCCAAAAACTCAACTCTCAGCCAGGAATTGTTGTGATTAACTCCAAGCAAAGTTTTGGTAAATACTTTATCTGGGGAATGCGCGATCCTTTAGCAGTAGATCCCAATACACTTATACAGCAAACAAATCTCAACCCCAAAACAGTAATCAGCCAATGGCAACCTTACTTGTCTTTGGAAGCACAATTTTCTACGAAAAGAGTTAAAGAATTGTTACGTCCGCCCACAAGTGTATCACTACAAGTTGATAAAAACGGTATTCTACACATCACAGGTTATGCATCTCGTCAATGGATTTTAGAAGCACGGAAATTATGCCATTTTATTCCCGGCATTACTCAAATTCAGGATAAAAATCTTGTAGAAATAGAACTTAGTCAATTAGAGTTATATAAAAAACAAATAGAACAAAAAATATTGTTTTTTGTAGAAGGAACTGATGAACTGAATTCTGGTGAAGTTACCAAGCTACGTAATTTAACCCTATCAACACGCAAGTTTCTAGACATTGCTAAGTATTTGGAGAAAAAGGTGCAAATTAAAATAATTGGACATACTAATAGTACCGGGACAGAGCAAACAAATATGCTCCTCAGTCAAGCCCGCGCTGATAAAATTCTATCTTATTTAAAATCCCAAGGAATCAATACAAAACAACTTAAAGCAATGGGTGTAAGTTCTAGCCAACCTTTCAAGCCACAAGTAACATCAGAATCTCAAAATATTAGTAGCCGTCGAGTATCTTTTAAAGTATTTATAGCTGATCAGTCTGACTAA